One window of Hylemonella gracilis genomic DNA carries:
- a CDS encoding amino acid ABC transporter permease, translating to MDLRWNILVGYAPLFYSGLKTTILVTLVAIVAGLMLGLLTGLITSSRKAPPPHSALARWALKPVQWLAVAYVTFFRGTPLFVQILLVHFALMPTLVHPEHGLLLAGSLASEFRQNYGAFFSGAVALSLNAGAYISEIFRAGIQSIHQGQTQAAYSLGFTHAQSMRYVVVPQAARRMVPPLVNEAIMLLKDSSLVSAIGLADLALAARTVAGAYSRYWEPYLAISVLYLVMTLLLSLAAKRLEVPEHQRGK from the coding sequence ATGGATTTGCGCTGGAACATCCTTGTCGGGTACGCGCCCCTGTTTTACTCGGGGCTGAAAACAACCATTCTGGTGACGCTGGTGGCCATCGTGGCCGGGCTGATGCTGGGACTGCTGACCGGCCTGATCACCAGTTCCCGCAAGGCGCCACCGCCCCACTCGGCGCTTGCGCGCTGGGCGCTCAAGCCCGTGCAGTGGCTGGCCGTGGCCTACGTCACTTTCTTCCGTGGCACGCCCTTGTTCGTGCAGATTCTGCTGGTGCATTTCGCGCTCATGCCCACGCTGGTGCATCCCGAGCACGGCCTGTTGCTGGCGGGTTCTCTGGCGAGTGAATTCCGGCAGAACTATGGCGCCTTCTTCTCGGGCGCCGTGGCGTTGTCGCTCAACGCCGGGGCCTACATCTCCGAAATCTTCCGTGCGGGCATCCAGTCCATCCACCAGGGGCAGACGCAGGCCGCCTACAGCCTGGGCTTCACACACGCGCAATCGATGCGCTACGTGGTCGTGCCCCAGGCGGCGCGGCGCATGGTGCCGCCGCTGGTCAACGAAGCCATCATGCTGCTGAAGGATTCGTCCCTGGTCTCGGCCATCGGCCTGGCTGATCTGGCCCTGGCGGCGCGCACGGTGGCGGGGGCGTACTCCCGCTATTGGGAGCCCTACCTCGCTATTTCAGTGCTTTACCTGGTCATGACGCTGTTGCTGTCGCTGGCGGCCAAGCGACTGGAAGTGCCGGAGCACCAACGGGGCAAGTAG
- a CDS encoding basic amino acid ABC transporter substrate-binding protein: MQTAQSKRSTLKLAALVLAGLTVAGLAACGKKEEVAAKALVVGTDAAYAPFESQDAQGAIVGFDIDVVKAIAANQGLEVKFVNTPWEGIFNTLAQGDRDLLVSAITITAERKQTMDFSNPYFDAKQLIAVAEKSTVAKFADLKTLKVGVQTGTTGDDVVQGLLGKDSANIKRFESTPLALKELEAGGVQAVVADNGVVENYVNNNANFKFKTVSDDGFTPEQYGIAVRKGNTELLEKINKGLAAIKADGSYDKIHAQWFGGKK; the protein is encoded by the coding sequence ATGCAAACCGCACAATCCAAACGTTCCACTCTCAAGCTGGCTGCCCTGGTGCTGGCGGGCCTGACCGTCGCCGGCCTCGCCGCCTGCGGCAAGAAAGAAGAAGTCGCCGCCAAGGCATTGGTCGTCGGCACCGACGCCGCCTACGCCCCCTTCGAGTCGCAGGACGCCCAGGGCGCAATCGTCGGTTTCGACATCGACGTGGTGAAGGCCATCGCCGCCAACCAGGGCCTGGAAGTCAAGTTCGTCAACACGCCGTGGGAAGGTATCTTCAACACCCTGGCCCAAGGCGACCGCGACCTGTTGGTGTCGGCTATCACCATCACCGCCGAGCGCAAGCAGACGATGGATTTCTCCAATCCTTATTTCGACGCCAAGCAACTGATCGCCGTGGCCGAAAAGTCCACCGTGGCCAAGTTCGCCGACCTCAAGACCCTGAAGGTGGGCGTGCAGACCGGCACCACGGGTGACGACGTCGTGCAAGGCCTGCTGGGCAAGGACAGCGCCAACATCAAGCGTTTCGAGTCCACGCCCCTGGCGCTGAAGGAACTGGAAGCCGGTGGCGTGCAGGCCGTGGTGGCCGACAACGGCGTGGTCGAGAACTACGTCAACAACAACGCCAACTTCAAATTCAAGACCGTGAGCGACGACGGCTTCACACCCGAACAGTATGGCATCGCCGTGCGCAAGGGCAACACCGAGCTGCTGGAGAAGATCAACAAGGGCCTGGCGGCCATCAAGGCCGACGGCAGCTACGACAAGATCCACGCCCAGTGGTTCGGCGGCAAGAAGTAA
- the recR gene encoding recombination mediator RecR, with protein MSDPHSLDALIHALRRLPGVGQRSAQRMAFHLLQHDREGAQLLAGALQQAVAQVRHCARCHTFSETEVCALCSDPARDTSRLCVVETPADQMALERTGAYKGLYHVLMGRLSPLDGIGPKDIGLPALMARAGDGSVHEVIIATNFTAEGEATAHVITEGLRSRGVAVTRLARGVPIGSELEYVDLGTIAHALADRR; from the coding sequence GTGTCCGATCCGCATTCCCTCGACGCCCTGATTCATGCCTTGCGTCGCCTGCCCGGCGTGGGGCAACGGTCGGCGCAGCGCATGGCCTTCCATCTACTGCAGCATGACCGCGAAGGCGCACAGCTGCTGGCCGGGGCCCTGCAGCAGGCGGTGGCGCAGGTACGGCATTGCGCGCGTTGCCACACCTTCAGCGAAACCGAGGTCTGTGCCTTGTGCAGTGACCCGGCCCGCGATACGAGTCGCCTGTGTGTCGTGGAAACACCCGCAGACCAGATGGCGCTCGAACGAACAGGCGCCTACAAGGGCCTCTACCATGTGCTCATGGGGCGCCTGAGCCCGCTGGATGGCATTGGCCCGAAGGACATCGGTCTGCCAGCCCTGATGGCGCGCGCGGGTGACGGCAGCGTGCATGAAGTCATCATCGCCACCAACTTCACCGCCGAGGGGGAGGCCACGGCGCATGTGATCACCGAAGGCTTGAGAAGCCGAGGGGTGGCTGTCACGCGGCTGGCGCGCGGCGTGCCCATCGGCAGCGAGCTGGAGTACGTGGACTTGGGCACGATCGCCCATGCCTTGGCGGATCGGCGTTGA
- a CDS encoding YbaB/EbfC family nucleoid-associated protein, with amino-acid sequence MFNKGQLAGLMKQAQAMQDNLKKAQDEIALMEVTGESGAGLVKVTMTGKHDVRRVVIDPSLLADDKDMLEDLVAAAFNAAVRKVEETSQEKMGKLTAGMPGLPGGLKFPF; translated from the coding sequence ATGTTCAACAAAGGACAACTCGCGGGCCTCATGAAGCAGGCCCAGGCCATGCAGGACAACCTCAAGAAGGCGCAAGACGAGATCGCCCTGATGGAAGTCACGGGCGAGTCGGGCGCGGGTCTGGTCAAAGTCACGATGACAGGCAAGCACGACGTCAGGCGTGTCGTCATCGACCCCAGCCTGCTGGCCGACGACAAGGACATGCTGGAGGACCTGGTGGCCGCAGCCTTCAATGCTGCCGTGCGCAAGGTCGAGGAAACCTCGCAGGAGAAGATGGGCAAGCTGACCGCTGGCATGCCAGGACTGCCCGGCGGCCTGAAGTTTCCCTTCTGA
- the dnaX gene encoding DNA polymerase III subunit gamma/tau — protein sequence MSYLVLARKYRPRSFSEMVGQEHVVQALANALTQQRLHHAYLFTGTRGVGKTTVSRVLAKSLNCTGPDGQGGITAQPCGACPACRDIDAGRFVDYTELDAASNRGVDEVQALLEQAVYKPVQGRFKVFMIDEVHMLTNTAFNAMLKTLEEPPEYLKFVLATTDPQKVPVTVLSRCLQFNLRPMAPETVLEHLTRVLAAENVAAEAGALRLLSRAARGSMRDALSLTDQAIAFGAGRLEEAAVRQMLGSADRGHVLRLIDALARGDGLTVIETSEALRLHGLSAAATLEEMSAVLQRMAVNQATGGMHADPADPDGAEIARLATILPPDETQLLYSICLHGRAELGLAPDEYAGLTMVLLRLLAFKPGANLGAAQEKKTLALAEAAPRAVATASPVPESMPASRSAPISIPAPQPVARMAAPQAPMPARSIAPVGSAASAPLAMNPVDNAPALKPAESSAASATASSASLRPGQRLPVVDAVRPAASLASRPISATPQSSSEPMPLPVRTAPEARLDTPAPGAAGTPLVPTEEGNFWHGLVRQLIAAEAVTALVRELALQSQLVARDANGSSQHWLLRVERESLNSGSSRERLQTALQAAGHAVTLTVEIGRVSDSPAKRNAAAAAERQQAAEQLIHENPFVQAMMRDFGAKIVPGSIKAVDA from the coding sequence ATGTCTTATCTCGTGCTCGCCCGCAAATACCGTCCCCGGAGCTTCTCCGAAATGGTGGGCCAGGAGCACGTCGTGCAGGCTCTCGCGAACGCGCTCACACAGCAGCGTCTGCACCATGCCTATCTGTTCACGGGCACGCGGGGTGTTGGCAAGACCACGGTTTCGCGGGTGCTGGCCAAGTCGCTGAACTGCACCGGGCCGGACGGGCAGGGCGGCATCACGGCCCAGCCCTGTGGGGCCTGCCCGGCCTGTCGGGACATCGATGCCGGTCGTTTCGTCGACTACACCGAGCTCGACGCCGCTTCCAATCGTGGCGTGGATGAGGTACAGGCCTTGCTGGAGCAGGCGGTCTACAAGCCGGTGCAGGGGCGCTTCAAGGTCTTCATGATCGACGAAGTGCACATGCTGACCAACACGGCCTTCAACGCCATGCTGAAGACCCTGGAGGAGCCGCCCGAGTACCTGAAGTTCGTTCTGGCGACGACCGATCCGCAGAAGGTACCGGTCACCGTGCTGTCACGCTGCCTGCAGTTCAACCTGCGACCCATGGCGCCCGAAACAGTGCTGGAGCACCTGACCCGCGTGCTGGCCGCCGAGAACGTGGCGGCCGAGGCCGGCGCCCTGCGCCTGCTCTCGCGCGCCGCGCGCGGTTCCATGCGTGACGCCCTGAGCCTGACCGATCAAGCCATCGCCTTCGGCGCCGGGCGGCTGGAGGAGGCGGCCGTGCGCCAGATGCTGGGCAGCGCCGACCGCGGCCATGTGCTGCGCCTGATCGATGCGCTGGCCCGGGGGGATGGATTGACCGTCATCGAGACTTCCGAAGCCTTGCGCCTGCACGGTCTGTCCGCCGCCGCGACCCTCGAGGAGATGAGCGCCGTACTGCAGCGCATGGCCGTCAATCAGGCCACGGGCGGAATGCACGCGGACCCCGCCGATCCTGACGGCGCGGAAATTGCCCGTCTGGCGACGATCTTGCCGCCCGATGAGACGCAGCTGCTCTACAGCATCTGCCTTCATGGCCGAGCCGAGCTGGGCCTGGCGCCCGATGAATACGCCGGTCTGACCATGGTGCTGCTGCGCCTGCTGGCCTTCAAGCCGGGCGCCAATTTAGGTGCTGCGCAGGAAAAAAAAACTCTAGCGTTGGCTGAAGCCGCGCCGCGGGCCGTGGCCACGGCTTCGCCGGTCCCGGAATCCATGCCGGCCTCCCGGTCTGCGCCGATTTCCATTCCCGCGCCGCAACCTGTCGCGCGGATGGCTGCGCCTCAGGCGCCCATGCCCGCCCGGTCGATCGCGCCCGTGGGTTCGGCAGCGTCCGCCCCCTTGGCGATGAACCCCGTGGACAACGCACCCGCGCTGAAGCCCGCCGAGTCATCGGCGGCCTCCGCAACTGCGTCCTCAGCCTCGCTCCGGCCAGGCCAACGCCTGCCCGTGGTGGACGCGGTGCGCCCCGCCGCGTCGCTGGCCTCGCGCCCCATCTCGGCCACTCCGCAGTCATCCTCCGAGCCCATGCCCTTGCCCGTGCGCACGGCCCCCGAGGCGCGCCTGGACACTCCCGCACCCGGTGCCGCGGGCACGCCCCTGGTGCCGACCGAGGAGGGTAATTTCTGGCATGGCCTGGTGCGCCAGCTCATCGCCGCCGAGGCCGTGACCGCCTTGGTGCGTGAACTGGCTTTGCAATCTCAACTGGTCGCGCGCGATGCCAACGGAAGCAGCCAGCACTGGTTGCTGCGCGTCGAGCGGGAATCGCTGAATTCCGGCAGCAGCCGTGAGCGTCTGCAGACCGCCTTGCAGGCTGCCGGCCACGCCGTGACCCTGACCGTGGAAATCGGGCGTGTCAGCGACAGTCCGGCCAAGCGCAATGCCGCCGCCGCCGCCGAGCGACAACAGGCCGCCGAGCAACTGATCCACGAAAACCCCTTTGTGCAGGCGATGATGCGCGACTTTGGCGCGAAAATCGTGCCTGGCAGCATCAAGGCGGTGGACGCCTGA
- a CDS encoding methyl-accepting chemotaxis protein, giving the protein MKNHRIGTRLAAGFGLLIVFALIMLVSGIHQLRHTADATRQMMQEPLQKERLVTDWYAGISASVQRATAIARSSDNALTELFAAANAASSKEISERQAQFAKLISNPQEQALFDKVTEYRQAYIKARDAIITAKTAGQLDQAQRLFEQTFLPASRDYLGGLQSLRDHQRTSIDRVGADIDGSAAQGYALLGGIGLAIAVAGALIAWSLTRSIVQPLTQAVQAARAVADGDLTRELRTDGRDEAAQLLHALRDMTERLRGIVGDVLQGSQAITSSATQIAAGNLDLSGRTEEQARSLQQTAASMEEITATVRHNADNARQTNQLAQETATQAARSGHVADEVVATMSSIHDASRRIVDIIAVIDGIAFQTNILALNAAVEAARAGEQGRGFAVVASEVRSLAQRSAEAAKEIKGLIGDTVNRVDAGTQLVEQAGASIREVVTSVQRVRDIVAEISAATHEQTAGLELVNQAMSQMDLVTQQNTALVEESTAATQSLESQAHQLARTVSVFQVGSSQPAALAAPSRRPATPLRGIPGPAVA; this is encoded by the coding sequence ATGAAAAACCACCGCATCGGCACCCGCCTGGCCGCAGGCTTCGGTCTGCTCATCGTTTTTGCCCTGATCATGCTGGTCAGCGGGATCCACCAACTCCGCCATACCGCAGACGCCACGCGCCAGATGATGCAGGAACCCCTGCAGAAGGAACGCTTGGTGACGGACTGGTACGCCGGCATCAGCGCCAGCGTGCAGCGCGCCACGGCCATCGCGCGCAGCAGCGACAACGCCCTGACCGAACTGTTCGCGGCTGCCAACGCCGCTTCCAGCAAGGAAATCAGCGAGCGTCAGGCGCAGTTCGCCAAGCTCATCTCCAACCCGCAGGAGCAGGCCCTGTTTGACAAGGTCACCGAGTACCGCCAAGCCTATATCAAGGCGCGGGACGCAATCATCACCGCCAAGACCGCCGGCCAGCTCGACCAGGCTCAGCGGCTGTTCGAGCAAACGTTTTTGCCGGCCTCGCGCGACTACCTGGGCGGCCTGCAAAGCCTGCGCGACCACCAGCGCACGAGCATCGACCGCGTCGGTGCCGACATCGATGGCAGCGCGGCCCAAGGCTACGCCCTGCTGGGCGGCATCGGCCTGGCGATCGCGGTGGCGGGCGCGTTGATCGCCTGGTCGCTCACGCGCAGCATCGTCCAGCCACTGACGCAGGCCGTGCAGGCGGCGCGGGCCGTGGCCGACGGCGATCTCACGCGCGAGCTACGCACTGACGGCCGAGACGAGGCCGCACAACTGCTGCACGCACTGCGGGACATGACCGAACGGCTGCGCGGCATCGTGGGCGACGTGCTGCAGGGGTCTCAAGCCATCACCAGCTCGGCCACCCAGATCGCGGCAGGCAATCTGGACCTGTCGGGCCGCACCGAAGAACAAGCCCGTTCCCTGCAGCAGACAGCGGCTTCCATGGAAGAGATCACCGCCACGGTACGCCACAACGCGGACAACGCCCGCCAGACCAACCAGCTGGCCCAGGAAACCGCCACGCAAGCGGCGCGCAGCGGTCACGTGGCCGACGAGGTGGTGGCGACGATGAGCAGCATCCACGACGCCTCGCGGCGCATCGTGGACATCATCGCCGTGATCGACGGCATCGCCTTCCAGACCAATATCCTGGCATTGAACGCGGCGGTGGAAGCCGCGCGCGCGGGCGAGCAGGGCCGGGGCTTCGCGGTGGTGGCCAGCGAGGTGCGCAGCCTGGCCCAACGCTCGGCGGAGGCGGCCAAGGAAATCAAGGGCCTGATCGGCGACACGGTGAACAGGGTAGATGCGGGCACCCAGCTCGTGGAACAGGCCGGGGCCTCCATCCGCGAGGTCGTGACCAGCGTGCAACGCGTGCGCGACATCGTGGCCGAGATCAGCGCGGCCACGCATGAGCAGACGGCGGGACTGGAACTGGTCAACCAGGCCATGTCGCAGATGGACCTGGTGACCCAGCAGAACACGGCCTTGGTGGAGGAATCCACCGCCGCGACCCAGTCGCTGGAATCCCAGGCCCATCAGCTCGCGCGCACCGTCAGCGTCTTTCAAGTTGGCTCTTCCCAGCCCGCCGCCTTGGCGGCCCCGTCACGACGGCCGGCGACGCCATTGCGCGGCATCCCTGGTCCGGCTGTGGCCTGA
- a CDS encoding EAL domain-containing response regulator has product MAVLAKAMTEYGAFVALVVEDSLPQRAHLVSLLQKFAFGQVLEAVDGREALQVIESLAGGRIYLLVTDVDMPGMDGIELISKVAERHCVDHLVVTSARDPRLLETVESLVAEDVRLQLLGTLPKPITLADLKRLLARAHAGGASQTPQIVDPQDSREIEDALSAGQFVPFVQPKVEIGTGLLKGVEVLARWQHPTRGLLGPAAFIASLEGTPLMARFTLALVEQSLRLLTQWHRFMPTLTLSVNLSAEDLADRGFVDQLTSVVGAHGVSPSSVVWEVTETAILNKPALAHLARLGLRGFGLSIDDFGIGYSSMQTLSRSPFTELKIDRAFVDGACSRSNRLAILSSSLEMGQRLGVTTVAEGVESEADWRLLRRLGCQVAQGYLIAKPMPPEELLPWARKARPRLRALAQGEGSERQA; this is encoded by the coding sequence ATGGCCGTGCTGGCGAAGGCGATGACCGAGTACGGCGCTTTCGTCGCTCTCGTGGTTGAGGACAGCCTGCCCCAGCGCGCACACCTGGTGTCCTTGCTGCAGAAGTTCGCGTTTGGTCAGGTCCTGGAAGCGGTCGATGGTCGCGAGGCCTTGCAAGTCATTGAGTCGCTGGCGGGCGGTCGCATCTACCTTCTGGTTACCGACGTCGACATGCCTGGCATGGATGGCATCGAACTCATTTCCAAGGTCGCCGAGCGGCATTGTGTGGACCATCTGGTCGTCACGAGCGCGCGTGATCCCCGCCTGCTGGAGACGGTGGAAAGCTTGGTCGCGGAGGATGTCCGGCTGCAATTGCTGGGCACCCTGCCCAAGCCGATCACCCTGGCCGATCTGAAGCGATTGCTTGCACGGGCCCATGCCGGAGGCGCGAGCCAGACGCCGCAGATCGTCGACCCTCAGGATAGTCGGGAGATCGAGGATGCCCTGTCTGCTGGCCAATTTGTGCCCTTTGTCCAACCCAAGGTGGAAATCGGCACTGGGTTGCTCAAGGGCGTGGAGGTACTGGCACGCTGGCAACATCCGACCCGTGGCCTGCTCGGTCCTGCGGCCTTCATTGCCAGCCTGGAGGGCACGCCCCTGATGGCGCGTTTTACGCTTGCCCTCGTGGAGCAGTCGCTGCGGCTGCTCACGCAATGGCACCGCTTCATGCCGACCCTGACGCTGTCGGTGAACCTCTCCGCCGAGGATCTCGCCGATCGTGGCTTTGTGGACCAATTGACGTCGGTGGTTGGTGCGCATGGCGTTTCCCCTTCATCGGTCGTCTGGGAGGTGACAGAGACCGCGATCTTGAACAAACCGGCGCTGGCCCACCTTGCCCGTCTTGGATTGCGCGGCTTCGGCTTGTCGATCGATGATTTCGGGATCGGCTACTCCTCAATGCAGACCCTCTCGCGCAGCCCATTCACTGAACTCAAGATCGATCGCGCCTTCGTGGACGGGGCCTGCAGCCGCAGCAATCGCCTTGCCATCCTGAGCAGCTCACTGGAAATGGGGCAGCGTCTGGGCGTGACGACCGTGGCCGAAGGCGTGGAGTCGGAAGCTGACTGGAGGCTCTTGCGCAGACTGGGCTGCCAGGTGGCGCAGGGTTACTTGATCGCCAAGCCTATGCCGCCCGAAGAATTACTGCCCTGGGCCCGCAAGGCGCGGCCGCGTCTGCGTGCTCTGGCACAGGGTGAAGGTTCCGAGCGTCAAGCCTGA
- a CDS encoding protein-glutamate methylesterase/protein-glutamine glutaminase has protein sequence MSIKVLIVDDSAVVRQVLSAVLRSDPALDVMNAASDPILAMERMKATWPDVIVLDVEMPRMDGLTFLRKIMAERPTPVVICSTLTEKGAKTTIEALSAGAVATITKPKLDLKNFLNASARELISVVKDAAGANVSRLARHGAAVSVAPRDKNTADVILPPAAESRALAQTTEQVIAIGTSTGGTQALEEVLVDLPRVSPGIVIVQHMPEKFTAAFAARLNGLCQIEVREAVNNDRVVPGRALIAPGGKHMLLRRAGAQYFVEVVDGPLVNRHRPSVDVLFRSVAKCAGANALGVIMTGMGDDGAAGLLEMRTAGARTVAQDEATCVVYGMPKEAVKRGAVERSVPLQAIPREILQQAGR, from the coding sequence ATGAGCATCAAGGTCCTCATCGTTGACGACTCTGCCGTGGTGCGGCAGGTGCTGTCGGCCGTGCTGCGCAGCGATCCGGCGCTGGATGTCATGAACGCAGCATCCGATCCCATCCTCGCCATGGAACGCATGAAGGCCACCTGGCCTGACGTCATCGTCCTGGATGTGGAAATGCCGCGCATGGACGGACTGACCTTTCTGCGCAAGATCATGGCCGAGCGTCCGACTCCGGTCGTGATCTGCTCGACGCTGACGGAGAAGGGTGCCAAGACGACGATTGAAGCGCTGTCGGCGGGTGCGGTCGCCACCATCACCAAGCCCAAGCTCGATCTCAAGAACTTCCTGAATGCCAGCGCCCGCGAATTGATCTCCGTGGTCAAGGACGCGGCGGGTGCCAATGTGTCGCGCCTGGCGCGGCATGGCGCTGCCGTGTCCGTCGCGCCGCGCGACAAGAACACGGCGGATGTCATCCTGCCGCCTGCCGCCGAATCGCGCGCCCTGGCCCAGACCACCGAGCAGGTGATCGCGATCGGCACGTCCACGGGAGGCACGCAGGCGCTGGAGGAGGTGCTGGTCGACCTGCCGCGCGTGAGTCCGGGCATCGTCATCGTGCAGCACATGCCCGAGAAATTCACCGCCGCCTTCGCAGCGCGCCTCAACGGCTTGTGCCAGATCGAGGTCCGCGAAGCGGTGAACAACGATCGTGTTGTACCCGGGCGTGCTCTGATCGCGCCTGGTGGCAAGCACATGCTGCTGCGCCGGGCCGGTGCCCAGTATTTCGTCGAGGTGGTGGATGGCCCCTTGGTCAACCGGCATCGTCCCTCCGTTGACGTGCTGTTTCGTTCCGTCGCCAAATGTGCGGGCGCCAATGCCTTGGGTGTGATCATGACCGGCATGGGGGACGATGGCGCCGCTGGCCTTCTGGAGATGCGCACTGCCGGCGCTCGCACCGTGGCGCAGGACGAAGCCACCTGCGTGGTCTACGGCATGCCCAAGGAAGCCGTGAAACGCGGGGCGGTCGAGAGGAGTGTTCCCCTGCAGGCAATCCCCCGGGAAATACTCCAGCAGGCGGGGCGATGA
- a CDS encoding chemotaxis protein CheD gives MSPSMVKVFLLPGDFYVGDERSHIRTLLGSCVSITLWHPHLRVGAMSHFLLSGRSGEKRLNGRYGEDSLELMLNKFRLVGVSPQECEAKIFGGGAMFTTDGSIKLKDIGRSNGNAARAMLLSHHIPIVGESLFGTGYRKIMFDVMTGDVWMHHVRPNDPTLLVTRRVLQDIEKTDLDRLDTKMVS, from the coding sequence ATGAGTCCGTCCATGGTCAAGGTGTTTCTCCTGCCGGGGGATTTTTATGTCGGTGATGAACGCAGTCACATCCGGACATTGCTGGGGTCCTGTGTATCGATCACCTTGTGGCATCCGCACCTGCGTGTGGGGGCCATGTCCCATTTTCTGTTGAGTGGCCGCTCCGGCGAGAAGCGGCTGAACGGGCGGTACGGTGAGGACTCCCTGGAGCTTATGTTGAACAAATTTAGACTGGTCGGCGTGTCTCCGCAGGAGTGCGAGGCCAAGATTTTCGGCGGAGGAGCCATGTTCACGACCGACGGTTCCATCAAGCTGAAGGACATCGGGCGCAGCAACGGCAATGCCGCCCGCGCGATGCTGCTGTCCCACCACATACCCATTGTGGGCGAAAGTCTCTTCGGGACCGGTTACCGCAAGATCATGTTCGATGTCATGACGGGGGACGTCTGGATGCACCATGTCAGACCCAATGATCCGACCTTGCTGGTGACCCGCAGGGTGCTGCAGGATATTGAGAAGACCGATCTGGACCGTCTCGATACAAAGATGGTCTCATGA
- a CDS encoding CheR family methyltransferase — MADIKDHEFTKFQSFIFDQAGITLSDAKKALVSGRLAKRLAYHKLDSYSDYLKLLQGGSNPGEMQIAVDLLTTNETYFFREPKHFDLLRKIAREAAQENRGLRVWSAASSTGEEPYSIAMVLADAQASLPWTVLGTDVSSRVLRHARIGHYQQERGSNIPAEFLKKYCLRGTGTEAGTLLLQRELRERVQFSQVNLNRPLPALGQFDIIFLRNVLIYFSNETKRQVVQRLLGHLRSGGYLLIGHSETLNDITTAVRAVAPSIYMKP; from the coding sequence ATGGCGGACATCAAGGACCATGAATTCACGAAATTCCAGAGCTTCATCTTTGACCAGGCGGGCATCACGCTGTCTGATGCCAAGAAGGCCTTGGTCAGTGGTCGCCTTGCGAAAAGGCTGGCGTATCACAAGCTGGACAGCTACTCCGACTATCTGAAGCTGCTGCAGGGAGGGTCGAATCCGGGCGAAATGCAGATCGCCGTGGATCTGCTGACGACGAACGAAACCTACTTTTTCCGGGAGCCCAAGCACTTTGATCTGCTGCGCAAGATTGCCCGTGAGGCGGCGCAGGAGAACCGCGGTTTACGCGTCTGGAGCGCCGCAAGCTCAACCGGCGAGGAGCCCTACAGCATTGCCATGGTGCTGGCCGATGCGCAGGCCAGCCTGCCCTGGACGGTATTGGGCACGGATGTGAGCAGCAGGGTGCTGCGTCACGCCCGCATCGGTCATTATCAGCAGGAGCGAGGGAGCAATATCCCCGCCGAATTTCTCAAAAAGTACTGCTTGCGCGGTACGGGTACGGAAGCTGGGACCTTGCTGCTGCAGCGCGAACTGCGGGAGCGCGTGCAATTTTCACAAGTCAATTTGAACAGACCATTGCCCGCGCTGGGGCAATTTGACATCATCTTCCTGCGCAATGTGCTGATCTATTTCAGCAATGAAACCAAGCGACAGGTCGTGCAGCGCTTGCTGGGACATCTGCGTTCCGGCGGGTATCTGCTGATCGGTCATTCCGAGACATTGAACGACATCACCACTGCGGTTCGAGCGGTCGCACCATCGATCTACATGAAGCCCTGA
- a CDS encoding chemotaxis protein CheW, which produces MAVATHDQEPTQYLTFMLGGEVYAIGILSIKEIIEYGGLTTVPMMPGAIRGVINLRGAVVPVMDLSARFGRTSSGVTKRTCIVIVETEDQGEHQVVGVIVDAVNAVQEIAPAEIEPAPNFGMKIATDFIAGMGKVNGKFVILLNIHRVLQVDDLDQLQGIAQLAAPDDSQV; this is translated from the coding sequence ATGGCGGTCGCCACGCATGACCAGGAACCCACGCAGTACCTGACATTCATGCTCGGTGGCGAGGTCTATGCCATCGGCATCCTGTCCATCAAGGAGATCATCGAGTACGGTGGCCTGACCACCGTCCCCATGATGCCGGGCGCGATTCGGGGTGTCATCAATCTGCGTGGCGCCGTGGTCCCCGTCATGGATCTGTCGGCGCGTTTCGGTCGAACTTCGAGCGGAGTGACCAAGCGCACCTGCATCGTGATCGTCGAGACCGAGGACCAAGGCGAGCATCAGGTCGTTGGCGTGATTGTCGACGCCGTGAATGCGGTGCAGGAGATCGCACCCGCGGAGATTGAACCCGCACCCAACTTCGGCATGAAGATCGCGACCGATTTCATCGCCGGCATGGGCAAGGTGAATGGCAAGTTCGTGATCCTACTGAACATTCATCGCGTGCTGCAGGTGGATGATCTGGATCAGCTGCAAGGCATCGCGCAGCTGGCCGCGCCGGACGATTCCCAGGTCTGA